A window from Micromonospora profundi encodes these proteins:
- the upp gene encoding uracil phosphoribosyltransferase, producing MDVHVIDHPLAQSRLTAMRDARTDSSTFRAALHELTTMLVYEAARSFPVEQYPVQTPVTGTVGTRLANPPLLVPVLRAGLGMADAALGLLPESSMGFVGLARDEETYEPRAYMESLPRELAGLPVLVLDPMLATGGSLEHCCRLLADRGCTDITVLCVLAAPVGIERLERSGLPLRLVTASIDEGLNDSMFIVPGLGDAGDRQFGGMPRF from the coding sequence GTGGACGTACACGTCATTGACCACCCGCTGGCCCAGTCCCGGCTGACCGCCATGCGGGACGCGCGCACCGATTCCTCGACGTTCCGGGCGGCGCTGCACGAACTGACCACCATGCTGGTGTACGAGGCGGCGCGCTCCTTCCCCGTCGAGCAGTACCCGGTGCAGACGCCGGTCACCGGCACTGTCGGCACCCGGCTGGCGAACCCGCCGCTGCTGGTGCCCGTGCTGCGGGCCGGCCTGGGCATGGCGGACGCCGCGCTCGGCCTGCTGCCGGAGTCGTCGATGGGTTTCGTCGGCCTGGCCCGCGACGAGGAAACCTACGAGCCGCGCGCCTACATGGAGTCGCTGCCCCGGGAGCTGGCCGGCCTGCCGGTGCTGGTGCTCGATCCGATGCTCGCCACCGGCGGCTCGCTGGAGCACTGCTGCCGGCTGCTGGCCGACCGCGGATGCACTGACATCACGGTGCTCTGCGTGCTCGCCGCGCCTGTCGGCATCGAGCGGCTGGAACGCTCCGGCCTGCCGCTGCGCCTGGTCACGGCCTCGATCGACGAAGGGCTCAACGACAGCATGTTCATCGTCCCCGGTCTCGGTGACGCCGGTGACCGCCAGTTCGGCGGCATGCCCCGGTTCTGA
- the deoC gene encoding deoxyribose-phosphate aldolase: MTATTTSARSDLSELGRSETALRTFLHGLPGVDQVGAEQRAAQLGTRSIKTTAKAQAIDLAIRMVDLTTLEGADTPGKVRALAAKALRPDPADPSCPHVGAVCVYPAMVPYAAEVLAGSNVHLASVATAFPSGQAPLEVKLADTRAAVAAGADEIDMVINRGAFLAGRYKEVYDEIVATKEACGDAHLKVILETGELATYDNVRRASWLAMLAGGDFIKTSTGKVPVAATLPVTLVMLEAVRDFREATGRQVGVKPAGGIKTTKDAIKYLVMVNETVGADWLDPDWFRFGASSLLNDLLMQRTKLTTGTYSGPDYFTLD, from the coding sequence ATGACGGCGACAACGACGTCGGCCCGGTCGGACCTCTCCGAGCTGGGACGATCCGAGACCGCTCTGCGGACCTTCCTGCACGGCCTTCCCGGCGTGGATCAGGTCGGCGCGGAGCAGCGGGCGGCGCAGCTCGGCACCCGCTCCATCAAGACCACCGCCAAGGCGCAGGCCATCGACCTGGCGATCCGCATGGTCGACCTGACCACCCTGGAAGGGGCGGACACCCCCGGCAAGGTCCGCGCGCTGGCCGCCAAGGCGCTGCGCCCCGACCCGGCCGACCCGTCCTGCCCGCACGTCGGGGCCGTCTGCGTCTACCCGGCCATGGTCCCGTACGCCGCCGAGGTGCTGGCCGGGAGCAACGTGCACCTGGCGAGCGTGGCGACCGCCTTCCCGTCGGGCCAGGCGCCGCTGGAGGTCAAGCTCGCCGACACCCGGGCCGCCGTCGCGGCGGGCGCCGACGAGATCGACATGGTGATCAACAGGGGCGCGTTCCTGGCCGGCCGTTACAAGGAGGTCTACGACGAGATCGTGGCCACCAAGGAAGCCTGCGGGGACGCCCACCTCAAGGTGATCCTGGAAACCGGCGAGCTTGCCACGTACGACAACGTGCGTCGCGCCTCCTGGCTGGCAATGCTGGCCGGCGGCGACTTCATCAAGACCTCCACCGGCAAGGTCCCGGTCGCGGCGACGCTGCCGGTGACCCTTGTGATGCTGGAGGCCGTCCGCGACTTCCGCGAGGCCACCGGGCGACAGGTCGGCGTGAAGCCGGCCGGCGGCATCAAGACCACCAAGGACGCGATCAAGTACCTGGTGATGGTCAACGAGACCGTCGGCGCGGACTGGCTCGACCCCGACTGGTTCCGCTTCGGCGCCTCCAGCCTGCTCAACGACCTGCTGATGCAGCGCACCAAGCTGACGACCGGCACCTACTCCGGTCCCGACTACTTCACACTGGACTGA
- a CDS encoding aldehyde dehydrogenase family protein — protein MFEYAPAPESRSVVEIKNAYGLYIGGEFVDPADGGNFKSINPASEEVLAEIAEAGAQDVDRAVRAARTAYDKVWGPMPGRDRAKYLYRIARLIQERSRELAVLESLDNGKPIRESRDVDVPLVAAHFFYYAGWADKLPYAGFGPNPQPVGVAAQVIPWNFPLLMLAWKIAPALAAGNTVVLKPAETTPLTALLFAEICQQADLPAGVVNIVTGAGDTGRALVEHPGVDKVAFTGSTEVGRAIARSVAGSRKKLTLELGGKAANIVFDDAPIDQAVEGIVNGIFFNQGHVCCAGSRLLVQENVADRVLESLKRRMAHLRVGDPLDKNTDVGAINSAAQLERIRELSDAGAAEGAERWSPPCELPDRGFWFAPTIFTGVTQAHRIAREEIFGPVLSVLTFRTPAEAVEKANNTPYGLSAGIWTDKGSRILWMADRLRAGVVWANTFNKFDPTSPFGGYKESGYGREGGRHGLEGYLNV, from the coding sequence ATGTTCGAATACGCACCCGCCCCCGAGTCCCGCTCGGTGGTGGAAATCAAGAACGCCTATGGGCTGTATATCGGTGGGGAGTTCGTCGACCCTGCCGACGGCGGCAACTTCAAGTCGATCAACCCCGCCTCCGAGGAGGTGCTGGCCGAAATCGCCGAGGCCGGCGCACAGGACGTGGACCGCGCGGTACGCGCCGCGCGCACGGCGTACGACAAGGTCTGGGGTCCGATGCCGGGCCGGGACCGGGCCAAGTACCTGTACCGGATCGCCCGGCTCATCCAGGAACGCTCCCGCGAGCTGGCCGTGTTGGAGTCACTCGACAACGGCAAGCCGATCCGGGAGTCCCGCGACGTCGACGTGCCGCTTGTCGCCGCGCACTTCTTCTACTACGCGGGCTGGGCCGACAAGCTTCCGTACGCGGGGTTCGGCCCGAACCCGCAGCCGGTCGGGGTCGCCGCGCAGGTCATCCCGTGGAACTTCCCGCTGCTCATGCTGGCCTGGAAGATCGCTCCGGCGCTCGCGGCGGGCAACACAGTGGTCCTGAAGCCCGCCGAGACCACCCCGCTTACCGCGCTGCTGTTCGCCGAGATCTGCCAGCAGGCCGACCTGCCGGCCGGCGTGGTCAACATCGTCACCGGCGCCGGCGACACAGGCCGCGCGCTTGTCGAGCACCCCGGCGTGGACAAGGTGGCCTTCACCGGCTCCACCGAGGTCGGCCGGGCCATCGCCCGGTCCGTCGCGGGCAGCCGCAAGAAGCTCACCCTTGAGCTGGGCGGCAAGGCCGCGAACATCGTCTTCGACGACGCGCCCATCGACCAGGCAGTCGAGGGCATCGTCAACGGCATCTTCTTCAACCAGGGGCACGTCTGCTGCGCCGGCTCCCGGCTGCTCGTCCAGGAGAACGTCGCCGACCGCGTGCTGGAGTCGTTGAAGCGCCGGATGGCCCACCTGCGCGTCGGCGACCCTCTGGACAAGAACACCGACGTCGGCGCCATCAACTCGGCCGCCCAGCTGGAGCGGATCCGCGAGCTGTCCGACGCCGGCGCCGCCGAGGGCGCCGAGCGCTGGTCGCCGCCGTGCGAGCTGCCCGACCGGGGCTTCTGGTTCGCGCCCACCATCTTCACCGGGGTCACCCAGGCGCACCGCATCGCCCGCGAGGAGATCTTCGGGCCGGTGCTGTCGGTTCTCACCTTCCGCACGCCTGCCGAGGCCGTCGAGAAGGCGAACAACACGCCGTACGGGCTGTCGGCCGGCATCTGGACCGACAAGGGTTCCCGGATCCTGTGGATGGCCGACCGGCTGCGCGCCGGAGTCGTCTGGGCCAACACGTTCAACAAGTTCGACCCCACCTCGCCGTTCGGCGGCTACAAGGAGTCGGGCTACGGTCGCGAGGGCGGCCGGCACGGGCTGGAGGGCTACCTCAATGTCTGA
- a CDS encoding aldehyde dehydrogenase family protein, which yields MSERVAVRKTYKLFIGGKFPRSESGRSYLVQSSNVSLASRKDARDAVVAARAAVKGWAGATAYNRGQILYRVAEMLEGRREQFVALGVPGDEVDAAVDRWVWYAGWSDKLPQVYGGANPVAGPYFNLSAPEPTGVVAVVAPERPALLGLVSVVAPAIVTGNTVVVAASATEPLAAVTLAEVLATSDLPGGVVNILTGAITETAPTLAAHMDVNAIDLTGVSNSSLATDLEVKAAENLKRVLRPASTEVDWSADPGVTRMTALLETKTVWHPKGV from the coding sequence ATGTCTGAGCGGGTCGCGGTACGCAAGACGTACAAGCTCTTCATCGGCGGGAAGTTCCCGCGCAGCGAGTCGGGACGGTCGTATCTCGTGCAGTCCTCGAATGTGTCACTGGCCTCCCGCAAGGACGCCCGGGACGCGGTGGTCGCCGCCCGCGCCGCCGTGAAGGGCTGGGCCGGCGCGACCGCGTACAACAGGGGTCAGATCCTCTACCGGGTCGCCGAGATGCTTGAGGGCCGCCGCGAGCAGTTCGTCGCCCTGGGCGTGCCCGGCGACGAGGTGGACGCCGCTGTGGACCGCTGGGTCTGGTACGCCGGCTGGTCCGACAAGCTCCCCCAGGTGTACGGCGGCGCCAACCCGGTCGCCGGTCCCTACTTCAACCTGTCCGCGCCCGAGCCGACGGGCGTGGTCGCGGTGGTGGCCCCGGAACGCCCGGCGCTGCTCGGCCTGGTCAGTGTGGTCGCTCCCGCGATCGTCACCGGCAACACCGTGGTGGTGGCGGCCTCCGCGACCGAGCCCCTCGCTGCGGTGACCCTTGCCGAGGTGCTTGCCACCTCCGACCTGCCCGGCGGGGTGGTCAACATCCTCACCGGCGCGATCACCGAAACCGCGCCGACGCTGGCGGCCCACATGGACGTCAACGCGATCGACCTCACCGGGGTGAGCAACTCCTCGCTCGCCACCGACCTGGAGGTCAAGGCCGCGGAGAACCTCAAGCGGGTGCTCCGGCCGGCGTCGACTGAGGTCGACTGGTCCGCCGATCCTGGCGTGACCCGGATGACCGCTCTGTTGGAGACGAAGACGGTGTGGCACCCCAAGGGGGTGTGA
- a CDS encoding BlaI/MecI/CopY family transcriptional regulator produces the protein MTRLGDLERAVMDVLWDVVPGTSDGVTVREVADALDGRELAYTTVMTVLDRLAGKGMVQREREGRAWRYRPAASREAHIAQLMLDALDLGGSRDAALVRFARSVTGTEAEVLRAALETEAGSGSTGGDQGGTATELTDRVDGPTGRRPAGEAAER, from the coding sequence GTGACTCGGCTGGGTGATCTTGAGCGTGCGGTGATGGACGTGCTGTGGGACGTGGTCCCCGGTACGTCGGACGGTGTGACCGTGCGCGAGGTGGCCGACGCTCTCGACGGCCGTGAACTGGCCTACACCACGGTGATGACCGTGCTGGATCGACTGGCCGGCAAGGGCATGGTGCAGCGGGAGCGGGAGGGCCGGGCCTGGCGCTACCGACCCGCGGCCAGCCGTGAGGCGCACATCGCCCAGCTCATGCTCGACGCCCTCGACCTGGGCGGCAGCCGGGACGCGGCGCTGGTGCGCTTCGCCCGCTCGGTGACCGGCACCGAAGCCGAGGTGCTTCGGGCAGCCCTGGAGACCGAGGCCGGCTCGGGCTCCACCGGCGGCGACCAGGGCGGGACGGCCACGGAGTTGACGGACCGGGTGGACGGGCCGACTGGCCGGCGACCGGCCGGCGAGGCAGCGGAGCGGTAG
- a CDS encoding M56 family metallopeptidase produces MAYAAHFAATMLACYLTAQVLARSTWTWRSPRVAIICWQAVGLALGLSAIGLPMALGLSAYDLPTGSALLALASDLVHGTLPAGETAFHLAGVGVGIGIGAMLVATTARSIHGAVLAQRRHRDLLTLVARNDPAAPGALVLDHPSAAAYCLPGVRPQVVVSAGTLSLLDRAELAAVLSHERAHANERHDLVLLPFTALCRALPWFGWVRDAHERVALLVEMRADDKARELHAEAPLAGALRRFAAAGHRITPAGALGMGDRDLDVRVQRLLVSDSPPRILGGTALAVAATLVALPISLFLS; encoded by the coding sequence ATGGCGTACGCCGCGCATTTCGCCGCCACCATGCTGGCCTGCTATCTGACCGCTCAGGTGCTGGCCCGTTCCACCTGGACGTGGCGCAGCCCTCGGGTGGCGATCATCTGCTGGCAGGCCGTCGGGTTGGCGTTGGGCCTCTCCGCGATCGGCCTGCCGATGGCGCTCGGCTTGTCCGCGTACGACCTGCCGACCGGGAGCGCACTGCTCGCCCTGGCCAGCGACCTCGTCCATGGCACCCTGCCGGCCGGCGAGACCGCGTTCCACCTGGCCGGAGTTGGTGTGGGCATCGGCATCGGGGCGATGCTCGTCGCCACTACCGCGCGCAGCATCCACGGCGCCGTCCTCGCTCAGCGCAGGCACCGGGACCTGCTCACCCTCGTGGCCCGCAACGACCCCGCCGCACCCGGCGCACTCGTACTGGACCACCCCAGTGCCGCGGCGTACTGCCTCCCGGGCGTCCGGCCGCAGGTGGTGGTCAGCGCAGGCACGCTCAGCCTGCTGGACCGGGCCGAGCTGGCCGCCGTGCTCAGCCACGAGCGCGCGCACGCCAACGAGCGGCACGACCTGGTGCTGCTGCCGTTCACCGCGCTCTGCCGGGCGTTGCCCTGGTTCGGCTGGGTACGCGACGCGCACGAGAGGGTCGCCCTGCTTGTCGAAATGCGCGCCGACGACAAGGCACGCGAACTGCACGCCGAAGCGCCACTGGCGGGCGCGCTGCGCAGGTTCGCCGCCGCCGGCCACCGCATCACCCCGGCCGGTGCGCTCGGCATGGGCGATCGGGACCTTGACGTACGCGTGCAGCGCCTCCTGGTCAGCGACAGCCCGCCCCGGATCCTGGGCGGCACCGCCCTGGCCGTCGCCGCCACCCTGGTAGCCCTGCCGATCAGCCTCTTCCTGAGCTGA
- a CDS encoding cytochrome ubiquinol oxidase subunit I, protein MDTLLLARLQFATTTSIHFLFVVVTLGLVTLLVGMQTAWVLTGNPKWERLTRYWGQLYVINYVLGIATGIVMEFQFGLNWSGLSRYVGNVFGAPLAIETLVAFFLESTFLGMWIFGWHRLRKGVHLALLWGVALTAYASAFWIMVANSWLQNPVGYEVRDGIAHLTDFGALLTNPSLGMAFGHVVSAALLVGGMLMAAVSAWHLIRRTPDFLLFRTSLRIGLVTAALAITLVQGFGFAQFGAVGSVQPTKFGQGPEAQALVAEWTARFGPGDYAPPVLANVGLGFMILIGLALGCVWLLLPLLFRDWIIRLRFPLWLTLLALPLPFVAVILGWIAREVGRQPWVAYGLLPTEQAVSPVGAPVMLTSLIGFSLLLGTLAVTNWVLLARHAARGAADPALGRPPAPSSEPARPEPALF, encoded by the coding sequence ATGGACACGCTGCTCCTCGCCCGCCTGCAGTTCGCCACCACCACCTCGATCCACTTCCTGTTCGTGGTCGTCACGCTCGGGCTTGTCACCCTGCTGGTCGGGATGCAGACGGCCTGGGTGCTCACCGGCAACCCGAAGTGGGAGCGACTCACCCGCTACTGGGGCCAGCTCTACGTCATCAACTACGTGCTCGGCATCGCCACCGGCATCGTGATGGAGTTCCAGTTCGGGCTGAACTGGAGCGGCCTGTCCCGCTACGTCGGCAACGTCTTCGGCGCGCCGCTGGCCATCGAGACGCTCGTGGCGTTCTTCCTGGAATCCACGTTCCTCGGAATGTGGATCTTCGGTTGGCACCGGCTCCGCAAGGGCGTCCACCTCGCGCTGCTGTGGGGCGTGGCGCTCACCGCGTACGCCTCAGCGTTCTGGATCATGGTGGCCAACTCCTGGCTCCAGAACCCTGTCGGTTACGAGGTCCGCGACGGGATCGCCCACCTCACCGACTTCGGCGCGCTGCTCACAAACCCCAGCCTCGGCATGGCGTTCGGGCACGTGGTGTCGGCCGCGCTGCTGGTCGGCGGCATGCTCATGGCAGCGGTCAGCGCCTGGCACCTGATCCGGCGTACCCCCGATTTCCTGCTCTTCCGCACTTCGCTGCGGATCGGCCTGGTCACCGCGGCACTTGCCATCACGCTGGTGCAGGGCTTCGGGTTCGCCCAGTTCGGGGCCGTCGGCTCGGTGCAGCCCACGAAGTTCGGGCAGGGCCCGGAGGCGCAGGCACTCGTCGCCGAGTGGACCGCCCGCTTCGGCCCGGGCGACTACGCACCACCGGTGCTCGCCAACGTCGGGCTGGGCTTCATGATCCTGATCGGCCTGGCCCTCGGCTGCGTCTGGCTCCTGCTCCCCCTGCTCTTCCGGGACTGGATCATCCGGCTGCGCTTCCCGCTGTGGCTGACCCTGCTCGCCCTGCCGCTTCCGTTCGTCGCGGTCATCCTCGGCTGGATCGCCCGGGAGGTCGGCCGCCAACCCTGGGTGGCGTACGGACTGCTGCCCACCGAGCAGGCGGTCTCCCCTGTCGGCGCGCCCGTGATGCTCACCTCGCTCATCGGCTTCAGCCTCCTGCTGGGCACCCTCGCCGTCACCAACTGGGTGCTGCTGGCCCGGCACGCGGCACGCGGCGCCGCCGACCCGGCTCTCGGCCGTCCACCGGCACCGTCAAGCGAGCCGGCCCGCCCCGAACCCGCCCTCTTCTGA
- a CDS encoding cytochrome d ubiquinol oxidase subunit II translates to MDLAWYALLGLFFATYLVLAGYDYGVGLLLARGIGPAGRRGALTALGPFFLGNEVWLVATVGILFGAFPLLEGELLSGCYPAGAGALVGVVLVTAGVQLRSRSADERVRARWDRVVIVGSMLAALGWGVLLAALLQGVPRQADGHVAGVSHLATPFAATAGLAMLALVAVHGATFLTLRLPAADAAVVGRTARRLVPVALSAVALATVVGLLSARVRDTVQRPALGVLLPVLLVGALLVARAALARRRPGWALIATGAALALPVALVGAALWPYVLVSTTDPAASLTVADAAASTPTLRLLGWVALPLLPALLGFQAMCWWVFRGRTDGRAPVYW, encoded by the coding sequence GTGGACCTCGCCTGGTACGCCCTGCTCGGCCTCTTCTTCGCCACCTACCTGGTGCTCGCTGGCTACGACTACGGCGTGGGGCTGCTGCTGGCTCGCGGCATCGGGCCGGCCGGTCGGCGCGGCGCACTCACTGCCCTCGGCCCGTTCTTCCTCGGCAACGAGGTCTGGCTGGTCGCCACCGTCGGCATCCTGTTCGGCGCGTTCCCGCTGCTGGAGGGCGAGTTGCTCTCCGGCTGCTATCCGGCCGGCGCCGGCGCGCTCGTCGGTGTCGTCCTGGTCACCGCCGGGGTGCAACTGCGCAGCCGGTCAGCCGACGAGCGCGTCCGCGCCCGCTGGGACCGGGTCGTGATCGTCGGCAGCATGCTCGCCGCGCTGGGCTGGGGTGTGCTGCTGGCCGCGCTGCTCCAGGGCGTACCCCGCCAGGCTGACGGCCACGTGGCAGGCGTGTCCCACCTGGCCACCCCCTTCGCGGCCACCGCCGGCCTGGCCATGCTCGCCCTCGTCGCGGTGCACGGGGCGACGTTCCTCACGCTGCGGCTGCCGGCAGCCGACGCCGCAGTGGTCGGCCGCACGGCCCGCCGGCTTGTCCCGGTGGCGCTGTCCGCTGTCGCCCTGGCCACCGTCGTGGGCCTGCTCTCCGCTCGGGTACGCGACACCGTCCAGCGACCGGCGCTTGGCGTACTCCTGCCGGTGTTGCTCGTGGGTGCGTTGCTGGTGGCCCGTGCGGCGCTGGCGCGGCGGCGGCCGGGGTGGGCTCTGATCGCCACCGGCGCCGCCCTGGCGCTGCCCGTGGCCCTTGTCGGTGCGGCGCTCTGGCCCTACGTGCTGGTGTCGACCACCGACCCGGCCGCCTCGCTGACGGTGGCCGACGCCGCCGCGAGCACACCCACGTTGAGGCTGCTCGGCTGGGTGGCGTTACCGCTGCTGCCGGCCCTACTAGGCTTCCAGGCGATGTGCTGGTGGGTTTTCCGGGGACGGACCGACGGCAGGGCACCGGTGTACTGGTGA
- the cydD gene encoding thiol reductant ABC exporter subunit CydD: MNRRPFDPRLLRRVPAARRDLAVLALLGVLAAGLIVAQATALASALATAFEGQLNSRALAGFVVAVAARSALVWAQGTVSARVAATVKATLRADLFQAVGRHGPAWVAGQRAGQLATLSGRGLDALDAYFTGYLPQLVLSVTVPVAVLARVVFADWGSAVIIACTLPLIPIFGALLGWQAQAATERQWRRLSLLGGHFLDMVAGLPTLRAFGRARAQTEVVRRMADGHRVATMKTLRIAFLSALVLELVATLSVALVAVPVGIRLLGGGLALQTALLILLLTPEAYLPLRAAGSRFHASMEGLTALDEALTVSAAPAAPRASEGAATPHGRGEIRFEAVTVAYERTTALRDVTLTIRPGERIAVIGPSGAGKSTLLGLLLGFVTATSGRITVDGVDLATADPDAWRRQVAWVPQRAHLFAASLADNIRLGAPDTPPEALAAAVRDAALDDVVAGLPDGLDTLLGERGHGLSSGQRQRVALARAFLRDAPVVLLDEPTARLDTAAEAVVLDATRRLVAGRTSLLVAHRPALLADADRILRIEDGRVTELTPAPTPKVAR; encoded by the coding sequence GTGAACCGCCGTCCCTTCGACCCGCGTCTGCTGCGCCGGGTCCCCGCGGCCCGGCGCGACCTTGCCGTGCTCGCGCTCCTGGGCGTGCTCGCCGCCGGGCTGATTGTCGCGCAGGCCACCGCGCTGGCGTCGGCGCTGGCAACCGCCTTCGAGGGGCAGCTGAACAGCCGGGCGCTTGCGGGTTTCGTGGTCGCGGTCGCCGCCCGGTCGGCGCTGGTCTGGGCACAGGGCACGGTCTCCGCGCGGGTCGCGGCCACCGTCAAGGCCACGCTGCGGGCAGACCTGTTCCAGGCGGTGGGCCGGCACGGCCCGGCCTGGGTCGCCGGCCAGCGGGCCGGTCAGCTCGCCACCCTGTCCGGCCGAGGACTGGACGCGCTGGACGCGTACTTCACCGGGTATCTGCCGCAGCTGGTGCTCAGCGTGACGGTGCCAGTGGCGGTGCTGGCTCGGGTCGTCTTCGCCGACTGGGGCTCGGCGGTGATCATCGCGTGCACGTTGCCGCTCATCCCGATCTTCGGCGCGCTGCTCGGCTGGCAGGCGCAGGCTGCCACCGAGCGCCAGTGGCGGCGGCTCTCCCTGCTGGGCGGGCACTTCCTGGACATGGTCGCCGGGCTGCCCACGTTGCGGGCGTTCGGCCGGGCGCGGGCGCAGACCGAGGTGGTCCGCCGGATGGCCGACGGGCACCGGGTGGCCACGATGAAGACGCTGCGGATCGCGTTCCTCTCCGCACTGGTGCTGGAGTTGGTCGCCACCCTGTCGGTGGCCCTGGTGGCCGTGCCGGTGGGCATCCGGCTGCTCGGCGGCGGGCTGGCCCTCCAGACCGCGCTGCTGATCCTGCTGCTCACCCCGGAGGCGTACCTGCCACTGCGGGCCGCCGGCAGCCGCTTCCACGCCAGCATGGAGGGGCTCACCGCGCTGGACGAGGCGCTCACCGTCTCGGCCGCCCCGGCGGCCCCCCGCGCCAGCGAGGGCGCCGCCACCCCGCACGGTCGCGGCGAGATCCGGTTCGAGGCCGTGACAGTGGCGTACGAGCGGACCACAGCGCTGCGCGACGTGACACTGACCATCCGGCCCGGCGAGCGGATCGCCGTCATCGGACCCAGCGGCGCCGGCAAGAGCACCCTGCTCGGCCTGCTGCTCGGCTTCGTGACAGCGACCAGTGGCCGGATCACCGTGGACGGCGTCGACCTCGCCACCGCAGACCCGGACGCCTGGCGTCGACAGGTCGCCTGGGTGCCGCAGCGGGCGCACCTCTTCGCCGCATCGCTTGCCGACAACATCCGGCTCGGCGCTCCGGACACCCCACCGGAGGCGCTCGCGGCGGCGGTACGCGACGCCGCGCTCGACGACGTGGTGGCCGGCCTGCCGGACGGGCTGGACACGCTGCTCGGCGAGCGCGGGCACGGCCTGTCCAGCGGCCAGCGGCAACGTGTCGCACTCGCCCGGGCATTCCTGCGGGACGCCCCTGTGGTGCTGCTCGACGAACCCACCGCACGGCTGGACACGGCCGCCGAGGCGGTGGTGCTGGACGCCACCCGCCGGTTGGTCGCCGGACGTACCTCGCTGCTTGTCGCGCACCGGCCGGCGCTGCTTGCCGACGCCGACCGGATCCTGCGCATCGAGGACGGCCGGGTCACCGAACTGACGCCCGCACCGACGCCGAAGGTGGCCCGATGA